From one Musa acuminata AAA Group cultivar baxijiao chromosome BXJ2-6, Cavendish_Baxijiao_AAA, whole genome shotgun sequence genomic stretch:
- the LOC103988666 gene encoding uncharacterized protein LOC103988666 — MEITSESITSTCSHCQRDIPTSNIDLHYAHCSRNLQKCAICGDMIPRKHADDHYNESHAPLDCSLCSEKVERELWSLHKGERCPQRIITCEYCEFPLPAVDLLKHQEICGNRTEYCDICHKYVRLRERIYHDIQFHGNSAGTAEPSRDVGTAERERAQRRPARAQRSSHRQILLTVAVTGAVVAIGSFFLQKRVDGRQ; from the exons ATGGAGATCACCTCGGAGTCGATCACCTCTACATGCAGTCACTG TCAAAGAGACATTCCAACATCAAATATTGACTTGCATTATGCACATTGTTCTCGCAATCTTCAAAAATGTGCAATTTGTGGGGATATGATTCCGAGAAAACATGCTGATGACCATTACAATGAAAGTCATGCTCCG TTGGATTGTTCACTATGCAGTGAGAAAGTGGAACGCGAACTTTGGTCTCTACATAAAGGTGAAAGATGTCCCCAGAGGATTATCACATGTGAATATTGTGAATTCCCACTGCCTGCAGTTGATCTCCTCAAACATCAG GAAATATGTGGTAATCGAACAGAGTATTGTGACATATGTCACAAATATGTTCGCTTGCGTGAAAGAATATACCACGATATCCAATTTCATGGCAACTCAGCTGGTACTGCAGAACCTTCCAg GGATGTGGGAACTGCTGAGAGGGAAAGGGCTCAGAGAAGGCCGGCACGGGCACAACGCTCATCGCATAGGCAGATATTACTAACAGTTGCAGTAACAGGGGCAGTTGTTGCAATTGGATCATTCTTTTTACAAAAAAGAGTAGATGGTCGGCAATAG
- the LOC135615179 gene encoding uncharacterized protein LOC135615179, giving the protein MGLWTLLEGLLLLANALAILNEDRFLAPRGWNFNEVSGAARAKSLKGQLIGLIYATQYLRVPLIILNAITILVKLVSG; this is encoded by the coding sequence ATGGGCCTTTGGACATTGCTCGAGGGCCTTTTGCTCCTTGCAAATGCATTGGCGATACTGAACGAGGACAGGTTCCTTGCTCCCAGGGGTTGGAACTTCAATGAAGTCTCAGGAGCTGCCAGAGCCAAGTCATTGAAGGGGCAACTAATAGGGCTCATTTACGCAACCCAGTATCTGAGAGTTCCACTAATAATTCTCAATGCCATCACCATTCTCGTGAAACTGGTTTCGGGTTAG